From a region of the Defluviitalea raffinosedens genome:
- a CDS encoding DUF951 domain-containing protein: protein MKFYVGDIVQMKKPHPCGANRWEVLRVGIDFRLRCTGCNHLVLIPRTKFEKRVKKILERPEGIAEEITGADNL, encoded by the coding sequence ATGAAGTTTTATGTAGGAGATATCGTACAAATGAAAAAACCCCATCCCTGTGGTGCCAATAGGTGGGAAGTACTTAGAGTGGGCATTGATTTTAGATTAAGATGTACGGGATGCAATCATTTAGTCCTGATTCCTCGAACAAAGTTTGAAAAAAGAGTGAAAAAAATTCTTGAGAGGCCAGAAGGAATAGCTGAGGAAATAACTGGGGCAGATAATTTGTAA